DNA from Roseomonas gilardii subsp. gilardii:
GCGAAGCGCCGGCCGGAGGCCGCCCCTGACCTGCACTGCGCGCGCCGGCCGACTTGTGGTCGAGCGGGACGAAGGAATGAGACGGCTTTCCCGCGAACAAAGGAATGCGGGTTTTGAGCGCGATGATGACAGAAGATCGCATGGCCTTAATCCCGCTCCTCGCGCGGCTTCGGGCGTGACCAGTGCAGCGACCATGACGCGCCGGCATCGTCGTCGCGGAAAAGGTTGGCGCGGATCGGCTGCGGCAAGGCGGGATCGTCGAGCAGCACCGACAGATATTCGCCGGCCTTCTCGCCGGTGCGCTTCCACGCCGCACCGATCTCCGGCCCGTCATCGGCTCCGTGATGGACGCGGTAGTGCGGCGCGTTCTCGGCGTCCGAAGGATCGGCGGGAACGATGCTGATCTCGCGGTAGAGGGTGAAAGTGTGAACGCGCCCGGTGAAGCCGGATTCCTCGCGCGTGAATTGACCGATCTGCGGCATGGATGATCTCCGTGCGGTGGTGTTGGGAAAGCCATCGGCGGACACCGCTTCCGCCGATGGGAAGCGGTCAGCGTGGCGTGGTGCCGGTGGGTGCGCGCCACTCGTAGCGGCCGTCGCTTTCCTCATCGGTCCAGAGCGGGATGGCCCGGCCGATGACGGAAGCGGCCGGGACAGGACCGAAATAGCGGCCGTCGAGACTGTCGCGGACCTGCCAGTTCATCAGGAAAAGCTCGCCCTCGGCGATGATGCGGCAGCCCTGCCAGACGGGCAGATCGCGGCCGCTTCGATCGCGGTCGAGCGCCTCGCCCAGCTCGACGCCATCGACCGTGATCGTGGCGCGCAGGCGGCACACCCGCTGCCCCGGCAGGCCGGCGACGCGCTTCAGCAGCGGCACGCCGCGCCCGATATAGCCGCGCTCGACCATGAAGGCGGCGAGCGGTTCGGGCGGCATGATGGCGACCAGCTCCGGCACGTCGATCCGCTCGGCCGGCTCGATCGTGTAGAAGCCGATGGGCGCGCTGGCGGTGGCGTTCCAGACCAGTTTCGTGGGCGTCGGGATCAGCGCGGCGACGCCGATGCCCATCGCGGTGAAATACGTCACCATGACGTAGCCGAAGCGCGTCATGGCTCGATCCTCCGGCGGCCGATCCACGCGGCATGGCGCGCCGGCGTGTAGGTGTTCGGTTCCAGCCCGGCGACAAGCCGGTTGTGGACGTGCCGCCAGTAATCGGGCGAGGCGTCGGCCGGATCGAGGCCGAGCGCTTCCACGGCGTCGATGGCGGCAAGCGCGCGGTGCACCTTCGCCCAGCTATCGAGACGCAGCAGAATGTCGCCGCCCGGACGGACGAAGGGCAGCGTCTGGAACGGCTCGCCGCGACCGATGGCGCGCACGATGTCGATGCGCGAGATGATCGTGCCGTGCTCGCCGGCCGCCCAGCGGACGAAGGCGAATATGCTGTCCGGCGCGAAGCCGACGACGCTGCGGCGACGGTCGAGGATCTGTTCGTAGCTCTTGCGGCCGAACCTGATCCAGTGCTCGATCTTCTGCTTCTGGAAGGTCAGCTCGACCAGGGTGGTGAAGGGCGCGGGTCCGTTCGGCTGCGGCCGGCCGTGCGCGCGGCGGGGGGCTTTGCCGCTCATGGCCGCTTCCCCCAATCGCCGGCATCGTCACCGCGAGCCATGTCGCGCAGCACCTCGGCGACGGACCTTGCGGCACTGGCACCACGTTTCGCGCGCGCGTGCGCCTCAGAAGAAAAGTTAGAGTCTCTGTTAGACTCTAAGTTAGCAGTCGGATTCTGCGTTTCGTTCCAGAGGCTTAACTGCGGTTCGTGCGCCCGAAATCCCGATAGGGCTGCGCCCGAAGTCCCGATACCCTTTGCGCCCGAAGTCACGAGCGTTTCCACAGGGTTTTCCACAGGCACTGTGGATAGATTTCCGGGCCGGATTTGCAGCAGTTCGCGCCGCCCGTCGCGGTGAATATCGAGGCGGTAGCCGAGCAGGGATTGCCGGGCGGCGATGCGGCGCAGGTCGAGCGCGAAATCGGAAATCCGCGCCATGCTGCCGGATTTCGCGTGCAGGTGGGCGATCTCGAACAGCCAGCCATGCGGCTGGTGTCCAGCGTGTTTGCGGGCGACGCGATACAGCCAGCGTTCGATGCCCCCGGTCAGCCGGAAATAGGCCGGGTCGATCGCCAGCACGAGCGAGCGATCGGTGACGCCGCGATAGAACCAGTCGGGCAGGACGAACTCCATGCCCCCGACGCGGCCGTCACGGGTGGTCAGTTCCTCCCATTCGTTGATCCATGAGAACTGGTGCCGCCGCCAATGCTCGCCCTGCCGGATCGTGGTGCGGATCGAGGTGGATTGCAGCCGGATCAGCGCGTTCTTCAGCAGGCGGTATTCGCGCGCGCCGGTGGCGCGGCCGATCGCCATGAGAAGCTGATAGGGCGTGAAGCGGAAGAACCGCGACGTGCGCAGGCCCTCGTTCTCGGCCGCGACGATCTGCGAGGCGGCCCAGATCAGCACATCAGCATCCCAGATGGTCGCCATGCCGTAATCGGCCATGCCGAAGACCTCGACGCGGACGCCGCCGGATTCGTAGAGGATCGGCGCGGTGCGCTTCGCCTTGGCGAGCGAGAAGAACGGGCGCTCCATCAGGTCGCGTTGATCGCGTGGGCTGGCGTCGCCGGTCGCGACCACGAAAGGCGCGAGACGGCTGCGCTCGCTGGCGTCGGACGGCTGCGCGGCGGGGCGATGATCGTCATCGTGCAGCATTCAGCACTCGCCCCGCTCTTGCGGCGTCAACGGGCGGGCGGGAAAGACCGTGCCGGCGTCGGGATCGCGGGTGGATTTGCGGGTGCCGATGTCGGACCAGGCTTCCAGATCGCGGATGGCGTAGAGGACACGGCCGCCGATCTTCTTGTAGGTCGGGCCGGTGCCGTAGGTGCGGTGCTTCTCAAGGGTGCGGATCGAAATGCCGAGGAAGCGTGCGGCTTCCTGAGTGCGCAGCAGGCGCGGCGGCATATCCGCGTTGGGGCGGATGGCCATGGATCACCTCCAGGTTCGTCGGTTGATGCGGCTGCCGGTGACGGCAGCGCGCTACGGCGAACCATGGCGAGCGATCGGCGAGCGGTAGCGTGCCGCATTTGCGCCTACGCGCTGGCGGCACCCCGGCCGTTTGGAAGGGAATGCTGGTGTGATGGGGTGGCGTGATCGGCCGCGCGGCCGAGGGGCGAAGCGCGCCGACTATTTCGGCGCGATCGTCTTTTTCAACAGATCGCCCGGCTCGATCTCCAGGGCATCGGCGATCTGGCCGAGAACCGTGACGCTGGCGGACACGTCACCACGCTCGATGGCCCCGACATAACGCATGCTGAGGCCCGCCCGATCGGCGAGTTCTTCTTGCGTCAGTTGTTTGTCATGACGTGCCCGACGCAGATTCCTCGCCATGATCTCCTTGAGATCCATGGTGCGAGGGGAACCAGCATAGGAACGATCCTTCTAGGAATGATCGTTCCTATTCGTGTCGCGACATGTTATTGATCGGGTTTGCCGGACTTGCTTCATTGCGTCCGCGTCTTCGATGATGAGGGCAAGATTCATGCGTGGGCGACCGCCGCTCGATCCAGATGTGGAAGATGAAGCGCCGGGCGGCTCCAGCATCAGCGCCTATGACGAAGAGCATTACGTCACCTATCTGCGCCTTCTCGACGCGTGTCGCGACGGCGCGGACTGGCGCGAGGTGGCGCGTATCGTCCTGCACCGTGATCCTGTCGCGGACGAAGCACGCAGCCGGCGATGCTGGGAAAGCCATCTGGCGCGCGCACAATGGCTGTCGAGCGCGGGTTACAGGCAGATTCTCGAACAGGCGGTGGCGACCGCGACTACGGGCAACCGGGCCTAGGAATCCTTGTCAGGCGGCTTGATCGGATAGTGCAGCAGCAGCCGATAGCCGCCGCGCATCATCCTGATGCCATGGGCAACCAAGCGACGGGCCTTGTTCTTGCTGGGATCGACCTCGAAATCCTCTTTCGTGCCTTGGAAGCCGAGTAGGACCTGGGCGATGGCGCGATAGCTCTCGCCGCGCAGGCGTGCATCGAGCGCGCGCAGGGAGAGGATGTGCCATTGCCGGAGTTGGGCGGGCAGCGCGCGGAAATCTGGTCCGGCCGGGCGTCCGGTGAGCGCGCGCCAGAGTCGGCGCGTGGCATGGGCGCGCAGTTCGAGAAAGGCATCCATTGGCAGCGACGCGGCATAGAAGGCCGCAGCGTCGGGGACGGCATGCGGCAGCCAGAATTGATGCACTACGCCGTCCGCCTGCCAGATACCGTGCCAGCCATCCGCTGCGCTGCGCAGGTCGAGACCGCCCAGATGAGCGAGCGTGACGACCGGCTGCGCGCCGTCGTCACCATGCTCCACAAGGGAGAGCATGATCGCCTGCGGTTGGAGGCTCGGCGTCCAGAACAGCGACTGCCGATCGGAAGGGGTGTCGGGGTCAGTCGGGAAATCGCAGCCCCCAGCGTTGCACGAAGGCGTCGAGGCGTTCCGGGTTTGGATCGTGCGCCGTCGTGATGGCCCGATATTCGCGGCGATACTCGTCGTCGCGGCGGAGATATTCCCAGGCGAAGCCGGCAGCAGGGATGCCCTTGGCAAATTTGTATGCCGCCGGAGAACGCCAGTCGATGCTCAGCATGGCGTTACCTCTCTATGCGGGCACCTGCAAAGCAACGCCCGGATAGAGAGCTTCGAATATCTGCGGAAGTGGCTGTAGTCGCTGTGTCGCGATAAGTGAAGCGGCTAACACGATCAATGTATTGGTTATTTTAGTTTTAACAGTGTTTGTATCGATTCGCGAGCCGGGCGCAGCGCGGCGAGCGGCGGCAGTGATTTTCGGGCATGGCCGCGCCGCCGATCCGCATCGCCGGATCGGCGCGATTTTTCTGACGGTGTTTCTGGCGGTGCAAGACAGGGCCGCCGTGGCGGCCCTGTCGCGTTCGGGATCAATTCCCCTTCAAGCGATGCATTCCCTCGGCCAGCGTCCACAGGGCGCGATTGAGGCCGACATTCTGGTCTATGCCGTTAATGGCGCGGGTCCGGCTGCGGCGGATACGCCCGTCCGAAGTCTGGCGGCGTCCGTCGACTCCGCCCCGGATGAGGTTTTCCTGAATGACGTTGAAGGTCTGCCACAGGCTTTGTCCGACATCCTCGCGGCGGCGCGGGGCAATGATCTGGTCCGGGCGAACCGGGCTTTCGTCCTCGCCATAGCGGGCGACAAGGCTCGCCTCGGCCAACACACGCTGCTCGTCGGACGAAAGCCGCGTATCCTTCATGCCTTCCGTGGCATCGATCAGGCGCGGGAAATCTTCTGCGACGGTATAGACGCCCTCAATGATCTGATCCTGTATCCCGCCCTTATGGGGAACGCGGACTTCCTCGAAACGCTCGCCCGCAATCATGCTGTTGGTGCAGACGAAACGCAGCACGCCCACAAACATCTGATAGGCGCTCGTCCCGTCATGCGAATTGACGATGATGACTTCTGCCGCCTCCGCCTTGCCGATGCCGCCATCCCGGCGAAGGCGCAGCATGTGCTTGGCATGGCCCATCCGCTCGCCATCGCGCGGAACCGCCTGCACGGCGAAGAACGGGAACCATCCTTCCCGGCGCAGCCCCTCCACGATCTCGATGGTGGGGACGTAGACATAACGCTCCGAACGGCTGTCATGGGCTTCGCGGGCGAAGATGGACGGGACGTGACGATAAAGGGTTTCGTTGTCGAGGGCTTCACGCCCGCTGATCTGGTGAGAGTTGCGGCCGAACCGGGTAGCGAGACGGTAGGTCATAGTCTTGATCCTCATGGGCTTGGGTTGGAGCGCAGCGCTGCGCTGCAACCCTGGCCGTCGCCGAGACCGGGGGGTGCAAGGAGCAAGGGCGAACGAGCCGGAGGGGAATCACCCGGCCTGCACGGGACGGAGGAACGACGTGGAGGAAGGCCGGGGAAACCGGCTCGGTCGAGCGTCAGCGATCCCTTGCGCCGCGCCGGGGGCGGCGCCCCCAAGCAACCGGCCCGGCTGGAGCACGGCGAAGGCCGGAGAGAAGATCCGATCGGGATGCGCCAGCCCTGCAACATAAATCCGTTTATCCCGATCTCCTTGTTCCTTAAGCGGCCGCGGCGATGAGCAAAAAGAAAGCCCCGCTCGGCCGAGCGGGGCTGTCGAGGGGAGCCGGTCCTAGTCGCCGTTGCGGCGGGACCAGATCAGGTTGTGGCCGCTGCCGTCCTCGGCTTCGACCAGGCTGGCGTAGATCGGCGCCGGGAAGCTCGGATCGTCCAGCTTGACGCTAAGATATTCGCGCTGCGTCTCGCGGGCGACTTTCTTCCAGGCCGCGCCGAACTCGGTGGTTCCTGCGAAAATGCGGAAGTCGGGACCGCGCTCGCTGTCGCCCTCGGTGGCGGTGAACTTGGCCTTGACGTTGAGGGTCAGGGTCTTGACCGCGCCGGTGAAGCCCGCGCCGTTCTCGTTCTTGGTGAAGGTGCCGATGGTCGCCATTGTCGTGTTCCTTTTCCTGTCGGGCCGCACCATTGCGACCTCGATGGTGGTCGTGAGACCGGAGACGATCGACCCCGCACCCTTGGGCTGAAACGAAGTGGAAGGCGTCCGGCGACGGCTTTTTTGCTTCGCGATGCAAAGCCGTAGGCGGCGGAAAAAAGCGGGCGACGGACGTTGCGGGAAGGCGAGCGAGACGCCGCTATGCGGCGGCGGTCTTCGGTCAGACCGTGCCAATCGAGGACGCGGATGGAGCGCCCGTCTCAGGAAATCGGGGGAATCCGGCGGCAATGGCGGCCGTCCCTGCGCCTCGCCAGGATCGGGATTGGTGCTGAAGGGGCTGCGTGGGTGCGGTGAGTCTGATCCCACCGGGGGATGTGTTCGCCTATTGCCAGCGGGTCGATAGCGAATGCGGGTTTGTCGGCCCTTCGCCGGTGCTGCCATGTTTGTCGTGGCCGGAACGCGCCTGCGGTTGCCGCACGATGTTTCGGCCAAGCGGATGGTCGCAGCCTCCGGCGCTGATCCATCTGCCGGTCGACGCGGACACAAGGCCT
Protein-coding regions in this window:
- a CDS encoding DUF736 domain-containing protein, encoding MPQIGQFTREESGFTGRVHTFTLYREISIVPADPSDAENAPHYRVHHGADDGPEIGAAWKRTGEKAGEYLSVLLDDPALPQPIRANLFRDDDAGASWSLHWSRPKPREERD
- a CDS encoding S26 family signal peptidase, whose translation is MTRFGYVMVTYFTAMGIGVAALIPTPTKLVWNATASAPIGFYTIEPAERIDVPELVAIMPPEPLAAFMVERGYIGRGVPLLKRVAGLPGQRVCRLRATITVDGVELGEALDRDRSGRDLPVWQGCRIIAEGELFLMNWQVRDSLDGRYFGPVPAASVIGRAIPLWTDEESDGRYEWRAPTGTTPR
- a CDS encoding DUF2840 domain-containing protein; translated protein: MSGKAPRRAHGRPQPNGPAPFTTLVELTFQKQKIEHWIRFGRKSYEQILDRRRSVVGFAPDSIFAFVRWAAGEHGTIISRIDIVRAIGRGEPFQTLPFVRPGGDILLRLDSWAKVHRALAAIDAVEALGLDPADASPDYWRHVHNRLVAGLEPNTYTPARHAAWIGRRRIEP
- a CDS encoding replication initiator protein A; translated protein: MLHDDDHRPAAQPSDASERSRLAPFVVATGDASPRDQRDLMERPFFSLAKAKRTAPILYESGGVRVEVFGMADYGMATIWDADVLIWAASQIVAAENEGLRTSRFFRFTPYQLLMAIGRATGAREYRLLKNALIRLQSTSIRTTIRQGEHWRRHQFSWINEWEELTTRDGRVGGMEFVLPDWFYRGVTDRSLVLAIDPAYFRLTGGIERWLYRVARKHAGHQPHGWLFEIAHLHAKSGSMARISDFALDLRRIAARQSLLGYRLDIHRDGRRELLQIRPGNLSTVPVENPVETLVTSGAKGIGTSGAALSGFRAHEPQLSLWNETQNPTANLESNRDSNFSSEAHARAKRGASAARSVAEVLRDMARGDDAGDWGKRP
- a CDS encoding helix-turn-helix transcriptional regulator, producing the protein MAIRPNADMPPRLLRTQEAARFLGISIRTLEKHRTYGTGPTYKKIGGRVLYAIRDLEAWSDIGTRKSTRDPDAGTVFPARPLTPQERGEC
- a CDS encoding helix-turn-helix domain-containing protein, coding for MDLKEIMARNLRRARHDKQLTQEELADRAGLSMRYVGAIERGDVSASVTVLGQIADALEIEPGDLLKKTIAPK
- a CDS encoding DNA -binding domain-containing protein, which encodes MRGRPPLDPDVEDEAPGGSSISAYDEEHYVTYLRLLDACRDGADWREVARIVLHRDPVADEARSRRCWESHLARAQWLSSAGYRQILEQAVATATTGNRA
- a CDS encoding DUF2285 domain-containing protein, whose amino-acid sequence is MLSLVEHGDDGAQPVVTLAHLGGLDLRSAADGWHGIWQADGVVHQFWLPHAVPDAAAFYAASLPMDAFLELRAHATRRLWRALTGRPAGPDFRALPAQLRQWHILSLRALDARLRGESYRAIAQVLLGFQGTKEDFEVDPSKNKARRLVAHGIRMMRGGYRLLLHYPIKPPDKDS
- a CDS encoding transcriptional regulator domain-containing protein, with the translated sequence MLSIDWRSPAAYKFAKGIPAAGFAWEYLRRDDEYRREYRAITTAHDPNPERLDAFVQRWGLRFPD
- a CDS encoding DUF932 domain-containing protein translates to MTYRLATRFGRNSHQISGREALDNETLYRHVPSIFAREAHDSRSERYVYVPTIEIVEGLRREGWFPFFAVQAVPRDGERMGHAKHMLRLRRDGGIGKAEAAEVIIVNSHDGTSAYQMFVGVLRFVCTNSMIAGERFEEVRVPHKGGIQDQIIEGVYTVAEDFPRLIDATEGMKDTRLSSDEQRVLAEASLVARYGEDESPVRPDQIIAPRRREDVGQSLWQTFNVIQENLIRGGVDGRRQTSDGRIRRSRTRAINGIDQNVGLNRALWTLAEGMHRLKGN
- a CDS encoding DUF736 domain-containing protein; the protein is MATIGTFTKNENGAGFTGAVKTLTLNVKAKFTATEGDSERGPDFRIFAGTTEFGAAWKKVARETQREYLSVKLDDPSFPAPIYASLVEAEDGSGHNLIWSRRNGD